A single region of the Anabaena sphaerica FACHB-251 genome encodes:
- a CDS encoding sensor histidine kinase — MKVAPLPPNEAQRLKALSKYQILDTAEEAGFDDLTALAAYICNTPIALVTLIDEHRQWFKSKIGLEATETPREVAFCAHAILQPEEMLIVPNVLEDERFFDNPLVTEDPHIRFYAGTPLVTSDGFALGTLCAIDKKPHILTQEQIAALSRLGRQVLTQMELRINLVKLEKNLTQRQKIEDELRISNKHLFHTVHKLRRTQTKLIHAERMSSLVPLITGIAHEINNPANFIYGNLKHLDDNVRDLLDLLSLYQENYPHPNHRIQQKTAAIDFDFLTEDLFKILSSMKVGTQRIREIVLSLRNFCRVDESEKKVVKIETGIDSTLLFLQHRLETKGHRPKIQVIKQYGELPSVECYPAHLNQVFMHLLINAIEALEEAFVKQPEQKNKPTIRIQTDYSSAGCAVVRIADSGMGIPEVIGKQIFDPFFTTKPVGKGQGLGLSISYQIVVDKHEGILKYVSQAGKGTEFWIEIPCKKETLIPMTN; from the coding sequence ATGAAAGTAGCTCCATTACCACCCAATGAAGCACAGAGGCTAAAAGCACTCTCAAAATACCAAATTCTTGACACTGCTGAGGAAGCTGGTTTTGATGATTTAACTGCTTTAGCCGCATATATCTGTAATACTCCTATTGCCTTAGTCACCTTAATAGATGAACATCGACAATGGTTCAAATCAAAAATCGGTTTAGAAGCAACAGAGACTCCTAGAGAAGTAGCTTTCTGCGCTCATGCTATTCTCCAACCAGAGGAAATGCTAATAGTGCCGAATGTTCTAGAAGATGAGCGTTTTTTTGATAATCCATTGGTGACAGAAGACCCTCATATTCGGTTTTATGCAGGCACACCTCTAGTTACATCAGATGGTTTTGCCTTGGGAACTCTGTGTGCTATTGACAAAAAACCGCACATTCTTACTCAAGAACAAATTGCAGCCCTGAGTAGATTAGGCCGTCAAGTCCTCACACAGATGGAACTGAGAATTAATTTAGTTAAGTTAGAAAAAAATCTGACCCAGCGTCAAAAAATTGAAGATGAGCTACGCATCAGTAATAAACATCTTTTTCATACTGTACATAAGTTAAGACGAACTCAAACAAAACTGATTCATGCGGAAAGAATGTCCAGTTTAGTTCCTCTGATTACAGGTATTGCCCATGAAATTAATAACCCCGCCAATTTTATTTATGGCAATCTCAAGCATTTGGATGATAATGTCAGAGACTTACTCGACTTATTAAGTCTTTACCAAGAAAATTATCCCCATCCAAATCATCGAATTCAACAAAAAACCGCAGCTATAGATTTTGATTTTCTGACTGAAGATTTGTTTAAAATCCTCAGTTCTATGAAAGTTGGTACTCAGAGAATTCGGGAAATTGTGCTGTCCCTGCGAAACTTTTGTCGGGTAGACGAATCAGAAAAGAAAGTAGTGAAGATAGAAACAGGTATTGATAGCACATTATTATTTTTACAGCATCGACTGGAAACAAAGGGACATCGTCCGAAAATACAAGTTATTAAACAATATGGTGAACTACCATCAGTGGAATGCTATCCAGCACACCTAAATCAAGTTTTTATGCATCTGTTGATTAATGCTATTGAGGCTTTAGAGGAGGCTTTTGTCAAGCAACCTGAACAAAAGAATAAGCCAACAATTCGCATTCAGACTGATTATTCTAGCGCAGGCTGTGCTGTAGTCAGAATTGCAGATAGCGGCATGGGAATCCCTGAAGTTATTGGTAAACAAATATTTGACCCATTTTTTACAACTAAACCAGTAGGGAAAGGTCAAGGTTTGGGATTATCTATTAGTTATCAAATTGTAGTTGATAAACATGAGGGAATATTGAAGTATGTATCTCAAGCAGGAAAAGGTACAGAATTTTGGATTGAAATACCTTGTAAAAAAGAGACACTAATACCAATGACAAATTAA
- a CDS encoding radical SAM protein, with amino-acid sequence MTSSVFDSERLLFSPATPKTDAIPLIFAFPNEYTVGITSLGYQVVWATLAMRDDLQVSRLFTDTQEQLPRQPEILGFSMSWELDYVNIFNLLESLQIPLRASYRTENHPLVFGGGPVLTANPEPFADFFDVILLGDGEILLGSFIEAYKEVRNATREIKLKRLAQVPGIYIPSLYSVEYSSNDGEIKSIYPITSDIPAVIQKQTYRGNTLSASTVVTEKAAWENIFMVEVVRSCPEMCRFCLASYLTLPFRTASLESSLIPAIEQGLKVTNRLGLLGASVTQHPEFSELLDYISQPKYDDVRLSVASVRTNTVTEKLAATLAKRDTRSLTIAIESGSDKLRQIINKKLYNDEIIQAAANAKAGGLSSLKLYGMVGIPGEEPEDLDATVAMMKSVKKAAPGLRLTLGCSTFVPKSHTPFQWFGVNKQSEKRLQSLQKQLKPQGIDFRPESYNWSVIQALLSRGDRRLSYLLELTRDFGDSLGSYKRAFKELKGKIPDLDYYVYSNWSTEQILPWNHLQGPLPQSTLIKHLTEAMSHFRVASPVQ; translated from the coding sequence GTGACATCATCTGTATTTGACTCGGAACGTCTTTTATTTAGCCCAGCAACCCCCAAGACTGACGCTATTCCTTTGATTTTCGCTTTTCCCAATGAGTACACGGTGGGAATAACGAGTCTTGGTTATCAGGTGGTTTGGGCAACTTTAGCGATGCGTGATGATTTACAGGTAAGTCGTTTATTTACTGATACTCAAGAACAACTTCCTAGACAACCAGAAATATTAGGTTTTTCTATGTCTTGGGAATTAGATTATGTGAATATTTTCAATCTTTTAGAATCTTTACAAATTCCCCTGCGCGCAAGTTATCGAACTGAAAATCATCCTCTCGTTTTTGGTGGAGGACCTGTTCTCACTGCTAACCCTGAACCTTTCGCAGATTTTTTTGATGTGATTTTATTAGGTGATGGGGAAATTTTACTAGGAAGTTTTATTGAAGCTTATAAAGAAGTTAGAAACGCAACACGAGAAATTAAATTAAAAAGATTAGCCCAAGTTCCTGGTATTTATATTCCTAGTTTATATAGTGTTGAATATTCTAGCAATGATGGTGAGATAAAATCAATTTATCCCATTACTTCTGATATTCCCGCAGTTATTCAAAAGCAAACTTACCGAGGAAATACTCTTTCTGCTTCTACTGTTGTCACAGAAAAAGCTGCATGGGAAAATATTTTCATGGTGGAAGTGGTGCGGAGTTGTCCCGAAATGTGCCGCTTTTGTTTAGCAAGTTATTTAACTCTACCTTTTAGAACTGCGAGTTTAGAAAGTTCTTTAATTCCTGCTATTGAACAAGGTTTAAAAGTTACTAACCGTCTGGGTTTATTGGGTGCTTCTGTAACTCAACATCCTGAATTTTCAGAGTTATTAGATTATATTAGTCAACCAAAATATGATGATGTGCGGTTGAGTGTTGCTTCTGTGAGAACCAATACGGTAACGGAAAAGTTAGCTGCAACTTTGGCAAAACGTGATACCCGTTCACTGACTATTGCTATAGAAAGTGGTTCGGATAAATTACGCCAAATTATCAATAAAAAGTTATATAACGATGAAATTATCCAAGCAGCAGCAAATGCTAAAGCTGGAGGTTTATCAAGTTTGAAGCTATACGGAATGGTGGGTATTCCTGGGGAAGAACCAGAAGATTTAGATGCAACGGTAGCAATGATGAAATCTGTAAAAAAAGCTGCTCCTGGTTTGCGGTTAACGCTGGGATGCAGCACCTTTGTACCCAAGTCTCACACGCCATTTCAATGGTTTGGGGTGAATAAACAATCTGAAAAGCGGTTACAGTCTTTACAAAAACAGCTAAAACCGCAGGGTATAGATTTTCGTCCAGAAAGTTATAATTGGTCTGTTATTCAAGCTTTGTTATCGAGGGGCGATCGCAGACTTTCTTATCTGTTAGAATTAACTCGTGATTTTGGTGACTCTTTAGGTAGTTACAAACGCGCTTTTAAAGAATTAAAAGGAAAAATTCCCGATTTAGATTATTACGTTTATAGTAATTGGTCAACTGAGCAAATTTTACCTTGGAATCACTTGCAAGGACCCTTACCACAGTCTACACTAATAAAGCATTTGACGGAAGCGATGAGTCATTTTCGCGTTGCGTCCCCTGTCCAATAA
- a CDS encoding CPXCG motif-containing cysteine-rich protein: MQNTSEFYCAYCGEENTTFIDFSAGMMQNYIEDCQICCRPNILYVRIDEDTLDIEIDSEYEG; this comes from the coding sequence ATGCAAAACACATCAGAATTTTATTGTGCTTATTGTGGAGAAGAAAATACAACTTTTATTGATTTCAGTGCAGGAATGATGCAAAATTATATAGAAGATTGTCAAATTTGCTGTCGTCCAAATATTTTGTATGTCAGAATTGATGAAGATACGCTAGATATTGAAATAGATAGTGAATACGAAGGTTAA
- a CDS encoding SRPBCC family protein, giving the protein MLHFTYSSIINAPVEVVWKFHERPDILQLLTPPWQPVQVLRREGGLDEGAITEFRLFLGPLPLTWLARHTDYEKCRLFTDVQISGPFESWVHRHEFTDENGKTKLTDNIAYSLPGGDGVEFVSGWLIQVQLEAMFRYRHFVTKRECEVKIIND; this is encoded by the coding sequence ATGCTGCACTTTACTTATTCTTCCATTATTAATGCACCCGTCGAAGTAGTTTGGAAATTCCATGAAAGACCAGATATTTTACAACTACTAACCCCACCTTGGCAACCTGTACAGGTACTCCGACGCGAAGGGGGACTTGATGAAGGTGCAATAACTGAGTTTCGCTTGTTTCTGGGGCCTTTACCTTTGACTTGGTTAGCACGTCACACTGACTATGAAAAATGTCGTCTGTTTACTGATGTACAAATATCTGGACCTTTTGAGTCTTGGGTACATCGTCATGAGTTTACAGATGAAAATGGAAAGACAAAATTAACTGATAATATTGCTTATTCTCTTCCTGGTGGTGATGGGGTGGAATTTGTTAGCGGTTGGTTAATTCAAGTGCAGTTAGAAGCGATGTTTCGTTATCGGCATTTTGTGACGAAACGGGAGTGTGAGGTCAAAATAATTAATGATTAA
- a CDS encoding Uma2 family endonuclease — translation MLEVKPRFQSFEEYLAYDDSSDKLYELYNGELIEMPPDSGINVQVATFLLIQFVALLGYKRVRGHGLELEVRGEPRNRYPDLTIIRAEHIQQLAKRNTIRLSMLPPLLVVEVVSPGELQRDRDFIAKRLQYQDCGIPEYWIIDPENKTVLVLELIDGIYHEVGIFAGDDLVISPQFQELSLCVSQIFDYQL, via the coding sequence ATGTTAGAAGTTAAGCCACGTTTTCAAAGTTTTGAAGAATATTTAGCTTATGATGATAGTTCAGATAAATTATATGAATTATATAATGGAGAGTTAATAGAAATGCCACCGGACTCAGGAATTAATGTACAAGTTGCCACGTTTTTATTAATTCAATTTGTTGCATTGTTAGGTTATAAAAGAGTACGGGGACATGGTTTAGAATTGGAAGTAAGAGGAGAACCGAGAAACCGTTATCCTGATTTAACTATTATTCGAGCAGAACATATTCAACAATTAGCAAAACGTAACACCATACGATTATCAATGTTACCACCTTTATTGGTGGTTGAAGTGGTGAGTCCAGGGGAATTACAAAGAGATAGAGATTTTATAGCCAAGCGGTTACAATATCAAGATTGTGGTATTCCTGAATATTGGATTATTGATCCAGAAAATAAGACTGTGTTAGTGTTGGAATTAATTGATGGTATTTATCATGAGGTGGGGATTTTTGCTGGTGATGATTTGGTGATTTCTCCACAGTTTCAGGAGTTAAGTTTGTGCGTGTCGCAGATTTTTGATTATCAATTATAA
- a CDS encoding RloB family protein has protein sequence MGRERNDDYQRISIEINRKCTPDGKWKLYIIVAEGDKTEYKYFRALKKKYAEEFRMSNLYVEFIDREESKAGNSHPDIVLETLDKFLEELKQRYQPQENYDELWLIIDTDEYDNRKKSIEQIYQKCLESSLYKLGLSNPCFELWLILHFVDLNTTLKDCILEETSPDSLHDYILKHFIKKRPGICKSLLARIHRGRLPQYYETLIEYIPKAILRAKILGGCNPDDANYPEQKIGTEVYKLLEKLTHLESI, from the coding sequence ATGGGAAGGGAAAGAAATGATGATTATCAGCGGATATCAATTGAAATTAATAGAAAATGTACACCTGATGGAAAATGGAAATTATATATAATAGTTGCAGAAGGTGATAAAACTGAATATAAATATTTTCGTGCTTTAAAAAAGAAATATGCAGAAGAATTTAGGATGAGTAATTTATATGTAGAGTTTATAGATAGAGAAGAATCTAAAGCGGGTAATTCTCATCCTGATATAGTTTTAGAGACTTTAGATAAATTTCTCGAAGAATTAAAACAAAGGTATCAACCTCAAGAAAATTATGATGAGTTATGGTTAATCATTGATACAGATGAATATGATAACCGTAAAAAATCTATTGAACAAATTTATCAAAAATGTTTAGAAAGTTCTCTTTATAAGCTAGGATTAAGTAATCCATGTTTTGAACTTTGGTTAATTTTGCATTTTGTGGATTTAAATACGACTTTAAAAGATTGTATTTTAGAAGAAACTTCACCCGACAGTTTACATGATTATATCTTGAAACATTTTATAAAAAAACGACCAGGAATATGTAAAAGTTTATTAGCGCGTATTCATCGAGGAAGATTACCTCAATATTATGAGACATTAATTGAATATATACCCAAAGCAATACTTAGAGCAAAAATCCTGGGTGGATGTAATCCTGATGATGCAAATTATCCAGAGCAAAAAATTGGGACTGAGGTTTATAAACTGCTAGAGAAATTAACACATCTTGAGTCTATATAA
- a CDS encoding AAA family ATPase, with protein MIASNDTHHSHHIVGGDSEESIKLLRSSIIYGANASGKSNLIKAMKFAKDFIVNGVEKNKNINIDNFRLDKTCFHKPSRFEFEFRYQNKQYAYGFLIDKHKIHEEWLFEIGLNLEKAIYERIDKKIKFNFQHELFFNISEYEKNRLAYEADGTRENLLFITNSQERDIKQLENLYKWFSNVLTIIFPNDKPLALPFLNQQVQDSLSKFLSSLDLGIKKISITETPLEDDKEIAADDKDEIKKVFPYEESENSMLFIPNYKSIIARVKDATEELVVLDLSIIRDDKQDNEVEFKISEESDGTQRLIDLFPILIHLAIGNAVYVIDEIERSLHSILIYKVFDHFLNNNEYKNSNSQLIASTHEVNLLDIKNVFRKDEIWFVEKDKYGQSILYSLANTDVENLDLVAGYLNGRFGAIPFIQDLKALGWSKET; from the coding sequence ATGATTGCTTCAAATGATACTCACCATAGTCATCATATAGTTGGAGGAGATTCAGAAGAATCAATCAAGTTATTAAGATCGTCAATTATATATGGTGCTAATGCTTCGGGAAAATCTAATCTTATTAAAGCTATGAAGTTTGCGAAAGACTTTATAGTTAATGGAGTAGAGAAAAATAAAAACATAAATATTGATAACTTCAGACTAGATAAAACCTGTTTTCATAAACCTTCAAGGTTTGAATTTGAGTTTAGATATCAAAATAAACAATATGCTTATGGATTTTTAATTGATAAACATAAAATTCATGAAGAATGGTTATTTGAAATTGGGTTAAATCTAGAAAAAGCTATCTATGAAAGAATAGATAAAAAAATAAAATTTAACTTCCAGCATGAGTTATTTTTCAATATTTCTGAATATGAAAAAAATAGACTTGCTTATGAAGCTGATGGTACAAGAGAGAATTTATTATTTATTACTAACAGTCAAGAGCGTGATATTAAACAATTGGAAAATCTATATAAATGGTTTAGTAATGTTTTGACAATTATCTTTCCAAATGATAAACCTCTTGCATTACCTTTTCTGAATCAACAAGTTCAAGATTCTTTGAGTAAATTTTTATCATCATTAGATTTGGGGATAAAAAAAATTAGTATTACGGAAACTCCTTTAGAAGATGACAAAGAAATAGCAGCAGATGATAAAGATGAAATAAAAAAAGTATTTCCTTATGAAGAAAGTGAAAATTCGATGCTTTTTATACCCAATTATAAAAGTATTATTGCTAGGGTTAAAGATGCAACAGAGGAATTAGTTGTATTAGATTTATCAATCATCAGAGATGATAAACAAGATAATGAAGTTGAGTTCAAAATATCTGAGGAATCTGATGGTACACAAAGATTAATAGATTTATTTCCTATACTCATACATTTAGCTATTGGAAACGCTGTTTATGTAATAGATGAAATTGAAAGAAGTTTACATTCTATACTGATTTATAAAGTGTTTGACCATTTTTTAAACAATAATGAATATAAAAATTCCAATAGTCAGTTAATAGCATCAACACATGAAGTTAACTTACTAGATATCAAAAATGTTTTTAGAAAAGACGAAATTTGGTTTGTAGAAAAAGATAAATATGGACAATCTATACTTTATTCTTTAGCAAATACAGATGTTGAAAATTTAGATTTAGTTGCTGGATATCTTAATGGAAGATTTGGAGCAATACCTTTTATCCAAGATTTAAAAGCTTTAGGTTGGAGTAAAGAGACATAA
- a CDS encoding DUF2834 domain-containing protein: protein MLRKISFGLLWLGFVSYAFFFAPPDNFPETLELIKNLSTGNWQGINPVIIALFNIMGIWPLIYSSVLFIDGRGQKIRAWPFATASFAVGAFALLPYLALREPNQEFVGQKNLFLKIFDSRITGILLTLGAGVLAAYSLQGDWTNFVQQWQTSRFIHVMSLDFCMLSLLFPTLLGDDMTRRGWKDNQLFWLFALIPFFGALIYLCVRPSVKEVDVELTDKQQATLIK, encoded by the coding sequence ATGTTGAGAAAAATCTCTTTTGGTTTATTATGGCTAGGATTTGTTTCCTATGCCTTTTTCTTTGCTCCTCCTGATAATTTCCCAGAAACTTTAGAGTTAATTAAAAATCTCTCTACAGGAAATTGGCAAGGTATTAATCCGGTAATAATTGCTTTATTTAATATTATGGGTATCTGGCCTTTAATATATAGTTCAGTATTATTTATTGATGGAAGAGGGCAAAAAATCCGCGCTTGGCCATTTGCGACTGCTTCCTTTGCAGTTGGGGCTTTTGCACTTTTACCGTATTTAGCTTTAAGAGAACCAAATCAAGAATTTGTAGGGCAAAAAAATCTATTTCTGAAAATATTTGATTCTCGTATTACAGGAATATTATTAACTTTAGGTGCTGGTGTTTTAGCTGCATATAGTTTACAAGGAGATTGGACTAATTTTGTCCAACAATGGCAAACCAGCAGATTTATTCATGTAATGAGTTTAGATTTTTGTATGTTGAGTTTATTATTTCCAACTTTGTTAGGAGATGATATGACGCGACGGGGTTGGAAGGATAATCAATTATTTTGGTTATTTGCTTTAATTCCTTTTTTTGGTGCGTTGATTTATTTGTGTGTGCGGCCGTCTGTGAAGGAAGTGGATGTAGAATTAACAGATAAACAGCAAGCAACATTGATAAAATAA
- the hrcA gene encoding heat-inducible transcriptional repressor HrcA, whose product MQVHLTNRQQHILWATVRHYIATAEPVGSKALIEEFDLGVSSATIRNVMGVLEKSGLLYQPHTSAGRVPSDSGYRIYVDKLMKPSEVLAKEVESTLQQRLHWDDWSLEALLQGAAQILATLSGCITLITMPQANTAQLRHLQLLQVEAGKIMLIVVTDGYETHSKVMDLFTASSETKPEAEVIDRELQIVSNFLNSHLRGCTLLELAQLDWSELDQEFQRYGEFLKSSLTELLQRAVAPTATQIMVRGVGEVLRQPEFAQIQQVQTIMHLLEEEQEQLWRLICEEPEVEETGKARVTVRIGAENPLEPIRTCSLISSSYRRGSVTVGSVGVLGPTRLDYENAIAVVAAAADYLSEAFSQTA is encoded by the coding sequence ATGCAAGTCCATCTGACAAATCGACAACAACATATACTTTGGGCAACTGTACGCCATTATATTGCTACAGCAGAACCAGTTGGTTCTAAAGCTCTAATTGAGGAATTTGATCTTGGTGTCAGTTCCGCTACCATCCGCAATGTTATGGGTGTTTTGGAAAAATCGGGGTTACTTTACCAACCACACACTTCTGCGGGGAGAGTACCTTCTGATTCTGGTTATCGTATATATGTTGACAAGTTGATGAAACCGTCGGAAGTATTAGCTAAAGAGGTTGAATCAACATTACAACAGCGTCTACATTGGGATGATTGGAGCTTAGAAGCTTTGTTACAAGGTGCGGCACAAATATTGGCAACATTAAGCGGCTGCATTACCTTGATTACAATGCCCCAGGCTAATACAGCACAGTTAAGACATTTGCAACTTTTGCAAGTCGAAGCTGGAAAAATTATGCTGATTGTGGTGACTGATGGTTATGAGACACATTCCAAGGTAATGGATCTGTTTACAGCATCATCAGAAACTAAACCGGAAGCAGAGGTGATTGATCGAGAATTACAAATTGTTTCTAACTTCCTAAACAGTCATTTGCGTGGCTGTACTTTGTTGGAATTAGCCCAGCTTGACTGGAGTGAATTAGATCAGGAGTTTCAACGCTATGGTGAATTCTTAAAAAGTTCCTTGACAGAATTACTCCAACGTGCAGTTGCTCCCACTGCGACACAAATTATGGTGCGGGGTGTGGGAGAGGTGTTACGTCAACCGGAGTTTGCTCAAATACAGCAAGTACAAACAATTATGCACCTGTTGGAAGAAGAGCAAGAACAATTATGGCGGTTAATATGTGAAGAACCGGAAGTTGAGGAAACGGGTAAAGCCAGGGTAACGGTGCGTATTGGTGCAGAAAACCCCTTAGAACCGATTCGGACTTGTTCTTTGATTTCTTCTAGCTATCGTCGGGGTTCTGTAACGGTGGGAAGTGTAGGTGTTTTGGGACCAACTCGGTTAGACTATGAAAATGCGATCGCTGTTGTAGCCGCAGCAGCAGATTACCTTTCAGAAGCTTTTAGTCAAACTGCGTAA
- a CDS encoding rhodanese-like domain-containing protein: MTAQSFSEINVQQLAQRLAQADPELQLIDVREPQELALAQINGFVNLPLSEYEQWNGEISTRFDANAETMVLCHHGVRSAQMCQWLVAQGFTNVKNITGGIAAYSILVDPSIPQY; encoded by the coding sequence ATGACTGCTCAATCTTTTAGCGAAATTAACGTTCAGCAACTAGCGCAACGCCTAGCACAAGCTGATCCTGAACTACAATTAATTGATGTACGCGAACCTCAAGAACTGGCATTAGCACAAATTAATGGTTTTGTCAATCTACCTTTGAGTGAATATGAGCAATGGAACGGTGAAATTTCCACGCGTTTTGATGCCAACGCAGAAACTATGGTGCTGTGTCATCACGGAGTTCGTTCTGCTCAGATGTGTCAGTGGTTAGTAGCCCAAGGATTTACAAATGTTAAAAATATTACGGGTGGCATTGCGGCTTACTCTATATTAGTTGATCCTTCAATTCCTCAGTATTAG
- a CDS encoding DUF3352 domain-containing protein, with the protein MNSQRSFFGFLVAGVIALLLIAIAGFYWFFAKSPANLSTPNSQPGAAIFVSKLSPVMVSLLVNPEGLQSLEQQGEISKLKNSLLAKTNIDFQDDIKPWLSNEITLAVTSQDIDRDPENGLQPGYLMALATDNPAKSREFVELLFSKRTLAGANLEVEQYKGVKLLYDNHETVTPIKIQNPKSKIQNSLAGAVVENFVLFANDIKVLREAINNVQAPNLNLSSSSQYQKAIKELPKNAVAVAFFNLPTVAQWQGLELAESTYNSQILSLVLNPQGLQAESTFLTASKVAPVSMPLSKPVGALQYIPESAGLAIAGANLSNLADSDLAKLWRQGTATIYGSSQEAISRWVQPLVDVQKRWGLNFSEDIFSLVVGEYALAILPNQANINPNWVFVVEKSPPLEQGIAKLDRIATNSGFNVTSLTLNNQKIAAWTELTATQKEASVNVEAKVRGAHTSVDNYEIFTSDLGMMEKILNQQQPLIENSNFQDNIATMPLPNQGYIYIDWQKSRDFLELQQPLLKFVEVLGKPLFDNLRSLTVSSYSTDPGTLKGGVFFQLAH; encoded by the coding sequence GTGAACAGTCAACGCTCATTTTTTGGTTTCTTGGTAGCTGGTGTCATTGCCCTGCTACTGATTGCTATTGCTGGATTTTACTGGTTTTTTGCCAAAAGTCCAGCCAATCTCAGCACCCCCAACTCTCAACCAGGGGCTGCTATATTTGTGTCGAAGTTGTCACCTGTAATGGTGTCCTTGCTAGTCAATCCCGAAGGTTTGCAGTCACTAGAACAACAAGGAGAAATTTCCAAGCTCAAAAACAGTTTATTGGCAAAAACTAATATAGATTTTCAAGATGATATTAAACCTTGGCTAAGTAATGAAATTACATTGGCTGTCACTAGCCAAGATATAGACCGTGACCCAGAAAATGGATTACAACCAGGGTATCTGATGGCACTAGCTACAGATAACCCAGCCAAAAGCCGCGAGTTTGTCGAGTTGTTATTTTCTAAACGGACTTTAGCAGGAGCAAATTTAGAAGTTGAACAATACAAAGGTGTGAAATTACTTTATGACAATCACGAAACAGTAACACCTATAAAAATCCAAAATCCAAAATCTAAAATCCAAAATAGTTTAGCTGGTGCGGTTGTTGAGAACTTTGTCTTGTTTGCTAATGATATTAAGGTGCTGCGAGAAGCGATTAATAATGTTCAAGCACCAAATTTGAATTTGAGCAGTTCTTCCCAATATCAAAAAGCTATCAAAGAATTACCCAAAAATGCTGTAGCTGTAGCTTTCTTCAATCTGCCTACGGTGGCACAATGGCAAGGATTAGAATTGGCAGAATCAACTTATAACAGCCAAATTCTATCTTTGGTATTAAATCCCCAAGGATTGCAGGCAGAAAGTACGTTTTTAACTGCGTCGAAAGTTGCCCCTGTATCTATGCCACTATCTAAACCTGTGGGCGCATTGCAGTATATTCCAGAATCAGCAGGTTTGGCGATCGCTGGCGCAAATTTGAGCAATTTAGCTGACAGCGATTTAGCAAAACTCTGGAGACAAGGAACAGCAACTATCTATGGTTCTTCGCAAGAGGCTATTTCTCGTTGGGTGCAACCTTTGGTGGATGTACAAAAACGCTGGGGTTTAAATTTTAGTGAGGATATTTTCAGTTTGGTAGTAGGAGAATATGCCCTGGCAATTTTACCCAATCAAGCAAATATAAACCCTAATTGGGTGTTTGTAGTGGAAAAATCACCGCCGTTAGAACAAGGTATAGCGAAGTTAGACCGCATTGCTACCAACAGCGGTTTTAATGTTACTTCTCTTACTCTCAATAACCAAAAAATTGCCGCTTGGACAGAGTTAACAGCCACTCAAAAAGAAGCATCTGTAAATGTTGAGGCCAAAGTCCGGGGAGCGCATACAAGCGTTGATAATTATGAAATTTTCACCTCTGACTTAGGGATGATGGAAAAAATCCTCAATCAGCAACAACCCCTGATTGAAAATTCCAACTTTCAGGATAATATTGCCACCATGCCCTTACCAAACCAAGGCTATATATATATTGACTGGCAAAAAAGCCGGGACTTTCTAGAACTTCAACAACCCCTACTTAAATTTGTGGAAGTCTTGGGTAAACCACTGTTTGACAATTTGCGATCGCTTACAGTCAGTAGTTATAGCACTGATCCAGGAACCCTCAAAGGTGGTGTCTTCTTCCAGCTTGCTCACTAA